The following coding sequences lie in one Niabella agricola genomic window:
- a CDS encoding RagB/SusD family nutrient uptake outer membrane protein, with protein MKNRKYITGAVLVLLLASCTKFLEEKPTSFITPDSKLTSGKVARAFADGCYQNLSKAVLGGQPSSYGGNTWNLMEYMTGKSGSDLGQTNYTMFQNLTYNNTSFYFDTWWQYLYKGIGACNEAIVSIPKIVAGDLSDESKANMLAEAHTLRALYYFYLVRMYGAVPKVTELATSFDQLRLPRTPAKAIYDSVIIPDLLIAEKSTLGWRSSTGAISMGAVKAILADVYLTYAGAAINGGNAYYAESAKRSLEIINNGGYSLFPEYTDMINPANKNTKEFILQVQYSAAANQNNPLTPLTIPNYSGISKYSDEYGSVYPAKQFIASFPTGDKRAKERQFFYSSYPSAKDGKLVTFSHPYLYKWFDVNAVTNTVKSDLNYTLYRYADVLLMYAEASNRAEGGPNAVARKALNDIRARAQLTPFIGTGQDAFEKEVWLQRYFELCFENKMWFDMLRTRKVHNDVTGNWDNFVGHKTVFNATFSEKQLLFPVPKQETDVNPNLLPNNTGY; from the coding sequence ATGAAAAATAGAAAATATATAACAGGTGCGGTATTGGTGTTGCTGCTTGCGTCCTGTACCAAGTTTCTGGAAGAAAAGCCTACTTCTTTTATTACACCCGACTCCAAGCTCACCAGTGGTAAGGTGGCACGGGCTTTCGCAGACGGCTGCTATCAGAATTTGAGCAAAGCAGTGTTGGGGGGGCAGCCTTCATCTTACGGGGGCAATACCTGGAACCTGATGGAATATATGACCGGAAAATCCGGAAGCGACCTGGGACAAACAAATTATACGATGTTCCAGAACCTCACCTATAACAACACTTCGTTTTATTTTGATACCTGGTGGCAGTACTTATATAAAGGCATTGGGGCCTGCAATGAAGCCATTGTTTCGATTCCGAAAATAGTAGCCGGGGATCTAAGTGATGAGTCAAAAGCCAATATGTTGGCGGAAGCCCATACCTTAAGAGCGCTCTATTATTTTTACCTGGTTCGTATGTACGGAGCGGTTCCAAAAGTGACGGAATTGGCTACTAGTTTCGACCAGTTGAGACTACCAAGAACGCCTGCCAAGGCTATTTATGACAGTGTGATCATTCCGGATCTGCTTATTGCAGAAAAATCTACGCTGGGCTGGAGAAGCAGCACCGGAGCCATTTCCATGGGCGCCGTTAAAGCGATCCTGGCAGATGTGTATTTGACCTATGCCGGAGCGGCCATCAATGGCGGTAACGCTTATTATGCGGAATCTGCCAAGCGCTCCCTGGAGATCATTAATAATGGCGGGTATAGTCTGTTTCCGGAATATACCGATATGATTAACCCGGCCAATAAGAATACGAAAGAATTTATATTACAGGTACAGTATTCCGCTGCCGCCAATCAAAATAATCCATTAACACCCCTTACCATTCCGAACTACTCCGGCATCTCCAAGTATTCTGATGAGTATGGATCGGTTTACCCTGCAAAACAGTTCATCGCATCCTTTCCGACGGGGGATAAGCGGGCAAAGGAGCGTCAGTTTTTTTACAGCAGTTATCCCAGTGCCAAGGATGGCAAGCTCGTTACTTTTTCACATCCTTACCTGTATAAATGGTTTGATGTAAATGCGGTAACCAACACGGTTAAATCGGATCTGAACTATACCCTGTACCGGTATGCCGATGTACTGCTGATGTACGCAGAAGCGTCTAACCGGGCCGAAGGAGGACCCAATGCTGTTGCCCGGAAAGCCTTAAATGATATCCGGGCCCGGGCTCAGCTCACTCCGTTTATCGGAACCGGACAGGATGCTTTTGAAAAAGAAGTATGGCTGCAGCGCTATTTTGAACTATGCTTTGAAAATAAAATGTGGTTTGATATGCTGCGGACGAGGAAGGTGCACAATGATGTAACCGGCAACTGGGATAATTTCGTTGGCCATAAAACGGTATTCAATGCCACGTTCTCGGAAAAGCAATTATTATTCCCCGTGCCTAAACAGGAAACCGATGTGAATCCGAACCTGTTACCTAATAATACCGGGTATTAA
- a CDS encoding M42 family metallopeptidase: MAKSTTKEKGKKGKASKPILTDEALQFLKNYINNASPVGFESWGQKLWLDYLKPYIDTHFVDPYGTAVGIINPDQPFKVVIEAHADEIGWFVNYITDKGLIYVKRNGGADHQIAPAQRVLIHGKKGAVKAVFGWPAIHTRIGKENETQPKTENIWLDCGARSKKEIEALGIHVGAVITYQDGFDELAGDHFVGRAFDNRVGGFMIAEVARLLKENKKTLPYSLYVVNAVQEEIGLRGAEMIARRIKPDVAIVTDVTHDTNTPMINKNIEGDVWCGNGPSLAYAPAVHNKLLGFVEQVAEENKIPVQWRALSRSTGTDTDSFAYANDGCPSVLISMPLRYMHTTVEMIHKKDIENTIRLMYETLLALTPKTNLRYL; encoded by the coding sequence ATGGCAAAATCAACAACAAAAGAGAAAGGAAAAAAGGGCAAGGCCTCCAAACCGATATTGACAGACGAAGCACTACAGTTTCTCAAGAACTATATTAACAATGCTTCCCCGGTCGGATTTGAATCCTGGGGACAGAAATTATGGCTCGACTATCTGAAGCCGTACATTGATACGCATTTTGTAGACCCTTACGGCACCGCGGTGGGCATCATCAATCCCGACCAACCCTTTAAAGTGGTTATTGAGGCGCATGCGGATGAGATTGGATGGTTTGTGAATTATATTACCGATAAAGGATTGATCTATGTAAAACGGAACGGCGGCGCCGATCACCAGATTGCCCCGGCACAGCGGGTGTTGATCCATGGTAAAAAGGGGGCGGTAAAAGCCGTGTTCGGATGGCCTGCCATTCATACCCGCATTGGCAAGGAAAATGAAACCCAACCCAAAACGGAAAACATCTGGCTGGACTGCGGAGCACGCAGCAAAAAAGAAATTGAAGCCCTGGGTATCCATGTTGGCGCCGTGATTACTTACCAGGATGGCTTTGATGAACTGGCGGGCGACCATTTTGTAGGCCGTGCTTTTGACAATCGCGTTGGCGGGTTTATGATTGCGGAGGTGGCCCGGTTGCTGAAAGAAAATAAAAAAACCTTGCCGTACAGCCTGTATGTAGTGAATGCCGTACAGGAGGAGATCGGGTTACGGGGCGCGGAGATGATCGCACGCCGGATTAAACCCGATGTGGCGATTGTAACCGATGTTACCCATGACACCAATACCCCCATGATCAATAAAAATATTGAAGGTGATGTATGGTGTGGCAATGGTCCTTCCCTGGCTTATGCGCCGGCGGTACATAATAAACTGCTGGGCTTTGTGGAACAAGTTGCCGAAGAAAACAAGATACCGGTGCAATGGCGGGCGCTGAGCCGTAGTACCGGTACTGATACGGACTCGTTTGCCTACGCCAATGATGGCTGTCCTTCCGTGCTCATTTCCATGCCGCTTCGGTATATGCATACGACTGTGGAAATGATCCACAAAAAGGATATTGAAAATACGATCCGGCTGATGTATGAAACCTTACTGGCATTAACGCCGAAAACCAATTTGCGTTATTTGTAA
- a CDS encoding 7-carboxy-7-deazaguanine synthase QueE: MEHFYTIQGEGYHQGKAAYFIRLGGCDVGCTWCDVKESWSFDIHPHQTVAAIVEAVKKTNTPIAVITGGEPLLHPLDALTTALRENGIATNIETSGSAPLSGIWDWICLSPKKFKQPLPEILPLANELKIIVYNKSDFAWGEQFAAQVAPGCKLYLQPEWSKAAVMTPLIVDYIKQHPKWELSLQIHKYIHVP, encoded by the coding sequence ATGGAACATTTTTATACCATCCAGGGCGAGGGATATCACCAGGGAAAAGCGGCTTACTTTATTCGCCTTGGCGGATGTGATGTGGGCTGCACCTGGTGTGATGTGAAAGAAAGCTGGTCCTTTGATATACACCCGCACCAGACGGTTGCTGCTATTGTGGAGGCCGTAAAAAAAACCAATACGCCGATTGCCGTAATCACCGGCGGCGAACCGCTCCTGCATCCGCTGGATGCGTTGACCACGGCGCTCCGGGAAAATGGTATCGCTACCAATATCGAAACATCGGGATCCGCCCCCCTTTCCGGTATCTGGGACTGGATCTGTCTTTCTCCGAAAAAATTCAAACAGCCTTTGCCGGAGATCCTGCCGCTGGCCAACGAATTAAAGATCATCGTGTATAACAAAAGCGATTTTGCCTGGGGAGAACAATTTGCCGCGCAGGTTGCGCCTGGTTGTAAACTATACCTGCAGCCCGAATGGAGCAAGGCCGCTGTTATGACCCCGCTGATTGTTGACTACATCAAACAGCACCCGAAATGGGAACTGAGCCTGCAGATCCACAAGTACATTCATGTACCATAA
- a CDS encoding SusC/RagA family TonB-linked outer membrane protein — MRNRKRLPGFISGACTRARRCLVATAIMGVAPAVTITATPAIAFQQTKTTVTGKVTDDKGGALPGATVQVKGTQTAVVTNETGAFSINLDNANATLVFSAVGYANREEPVNGRSDLGAIVLQPSKTTSLDEVVVIGYGTARKSDLTGAVATLKSDKLMDAPVPNITQALQGKVAGVEVSVNNNAPGAGAKVRIRGLGSINSSLDPLYVVDGVVGVDANTLNPNDIASMEILKDASSTAIYGARGANGVVMITTKRGRRGGTQVSYEGNVNVSQLSRHLRSLNASEFMKVYNDAMANANKFNPDPVNSPYIPPPALNHQNYPNLFDANDQPIYNTNWESEVYKPAVSTSHQLNFQGGNEKTTFGLSLGYLNQNGIMTQSWFKRYSARFTLDNEVNKWLKVGGSIGVVKGLQRMVSDGNGGLNVPRMVAEALPILPVKYSNGVWAGNSDIAGMEGGANPVHIASNRYSLNNTIQALGNTYLLFRLAKGLEFKSDFGYNLNNLKNNFYSAMDLHNLSMDAGGEANLNTYQNVYWQSENYLTWNKEFSTGHRMTAMLGASWQKYNQERLRADNQQFIDDIFQWHYLQAGAVRNASESEDYQWAMNSYYARVTYNIQNKYLFTATGRYDGSSKFGKNNKYAFFPSLGVAWRASEEDFLKNSNVVSDLKIRASYGAAGNQEIDPYTSLQKIQPGSTILRGSQATTLVPTNMGNPDLKWEVSWQGDAGVEMGLWNNRVYLTADVYSRTTKDLLLQTPIPWSAGFDQAYVYRNIGSVRNTGLEVSLNTVNIDRPDFKWSTNFIFATNRNRILQLNDGNADIFPGPNFLGQTNILRVGEAIGTFWGRTRLGTYSEDEAALAATQGLKPGDRKYLLDADGKEHYGVIGRANPKWTGTFSSTINYKNFDFSFDIRFVQGMNTAATFKHSTEDRQTIANSLATVLDAWTPDHQNTMISQVRPYKFAQDSKFDTWWVEDGSFIRGQNFILGYSIPKTTVDRWNIQKLRIYASVQNLFLSTKYTGYDPEVDTYNTRVGSNGTFSQNLDFFSYPRPRVWNLGVSLIF, encoded by the coding sequence ATGAGAAATCGTAAACGCTTGCCTGGGTTTATCTCAGGAGCCTGTACAAGAGCGAGGAGATGTCTTGTTGCAACCGCTATAATGGGAGTGGCCCCTGCGGTAACAATAACGGCAACGCCTGCCATTGCATTTCAGCAAACAAAAACAACCGTAACCGGCAAGGTAACCGATGATAAGGGGGGGGCACTGCCGGGAGCAACCGTTCAGGTGAAAGGTACGCAAACAGCCGTAGTTACCAACGAAACCGGCGCGTTTTCGATCAATCTGGACAATGCCAATGCAACATTGGTATTTAGCGCTGTTGGATATGCGAACCGCGAAGAACCCGTGAACGGCAGAAGCGATCTGGGTGCCATCGTACTGCAGCCATCCAAAACAACTTCATTGGATGAGGTAGTGGTGATTGGTTATGGTACGGCAAGGAAATCGGATCTGACGGGAGCGGTGGCCACCTTAAAATCGGATAAGCTGATGGATGCGCCTGTGCCCAATATTACTCAGGCATTGCAGGGAAAGGTTGCGGGAGTTGAAGTAAGCGTGAACAATAATGCGCCGGGGGCAGGCGCTAAAGTACGCATCAGGGGGCTTGGATCCATTAATTCCAGCCTCGATCCGCTATATGTAGTGGATGGTGTGGTGGGTGTTGACGCCAATACTTTAAACCCCAATGATATTGCGTCCATGGAGATACTGAAGGATGCATCATCTACGGCTATTTATGGTGCCCGGGGAGCTAATGGTGTGGTAATGATCACAACAAAAAGAGGACGTCGCGGAGGAACGCAGGTGTCTTATGAAGGAAATGTGAATGTGTCGCAATTGTCCCGGCACCTGCGCTCGTTGAATGCCTCCGAGTTCATGAAAGTGTATAACGATGCCATGGCAAATGCCAATAAATTTAATCCGGATCCGGTAAACAGCCCCTATATACCGCCGCCCGCACTAAACCACCAAAACTATCCCAATTTGTTTGATGCAAACGATCAGCCCATTTATAATACCAACTGGGAGTCGGAAGTGTATAAACCTGCTGTTTCGACCAGCCATCAGTTGAATTTTCAGGGAGGAAATGAAAAAACGACTTTTGGACTTTCATTGGGCTATTTGAATCAGAACGGGATTATGACCCAATCCTGGTTTAAGCGCTATTCGGCGCGGTTTACTCTGGATAATGAGGTAAACAAGTGGTTAAAGGTTGGGGGAAGCATCGGTGTTGTAAAAGGATTGCAACGGATGGTATCTGATGGAAACGGAGGCCTGAACGTTCCCCGGATGGTAGCGGAGGCGCTTCCGATCCTGCCGGTTAAATATTCAAATGGCGTATGGGCCGGCAACAGTGATATAGCGGGTATGGAAGGTGGCGCCAATCCGGTGCATATAGCCTCCAACCGTTATTCCCTCAATAATACCATTCAGGCCCTGGGTAATACCTATCTGTTATTCCGGCTCGCCAAAGGACTGGAGTTCAAATCTGATTTTGGTTACAACCTCAATAACCTGAAAAATAATTTTTATTCAGCGATGGACTTACATAATCTGTCGATGGACGCAGGAGGAGAAGCAAATTTAAATACTTATCAGAACGTATACTGGCAATCGGAGAATTACCTGACCTGGAACAAAGAGTTTTCAACCGGGCACCGGATGACTGCCATGCTGGGAGCGTCCTGGCAGAAATATAACCAGGAGCGCCTGCGGGCAGATAATCAGCAATTCATCGATGATATTTTCCAGTGGCATTATTTACAGGCAGGTGCTGTAAGAAATGCTTCGGAGTCTGAAGACTACCAGTGGGCGATGAACTCTTATTATGCAAGGGTCACTTATAATATCCAGAACAAGTATTTATTTACGGCTACGGGCCGTTATGACGGTTCGTCCAAGTTCGGCAAAAACAATAAATATGCCTTCTTCCCTTCACTGGGTGTTGCCTGGCGGGCGTCTGAAGAGGATTTCCTGAAGAACAGCAATGTTGTCAGCGATCTGAAAATCAGGGCAAGCTATGGCGCTGCCGGTAATCAGGAAATTGATCCCTACACCTCACTGCAAAAAATCCAGCCCGGCTCTACCATATTGCGGGGCAGTCAGGCCACCACCCTGGTTCCTACCAATATGGGAAACCCCGATTTAAAATGGGAAGTATCCTGGCAGGGCGATGCTGGTGTTGAAATGGGACTTTGGAACAACCGCGTATACCTGACCGCAGATGTATATTCGCGTACCACAAAAGACCTGTTGTTGCAAACACCGATCCCCTGGTCGGCCGGGTTTGACCAGGCCTATGTGTACCGCAACATCGGGTCGGTAAGGAATACAGGGTTGGAGGTCAGCCTGAACACAGTGAATATTGATCGCCCCGATTTCAAATGGTCGACCAATTTTATCTTTGCCACCAACCGTAACCGGATTCTGCAATTGAATGACGGCAATGCAGATATTTTTCCGGGTCCGAACTTTTTGGGACAGACCAATATCCTGCGTGTAGGAGAAGCGATCGGCACGTTCTGGGGAAGAACCCGTTTGGGTACCTATAGTGAGGACGAGGCAGCGCTGGCTGCCACACAGGGGTTGAAACCAGGCGACCGGAAATACCTGTTAGATGCAGATGGTAAAGAGCATTACGGTGTTATCGGCAGAGCAAATCCCAAATGGACGGGAACCTTTTCAAGCACCATCAACTACAAGAATTTTGACTTTTCTTTTGATATCCGTTTTGTTCAGGGAATGAATACGGCGGCCACTTTTAAACATTCAACTGAAGACCGGCAAACAATCGCCAACAGCCTGGCAACGGTATTGGATGCCTGGACTCCCGATCATCAGAATACAATGATCTCCCAGGTGCGGCCCTATAAATTTGCCCAGGATTCCAAATTTGATACCTGGTGGGTAGAAGACGGGTCATTTATCCGCGGACAGAACTTTATATTGGGTTATTCCATTCCTAAAACAACCGTTGATCGCTGGAATATTCAAAAGTTAAGAATTTATGCAAGTGTTCAGAACCTGTTTCTAAGTACAAAATATACCGGCTATGACCCTGAAGTAGATACGTATAACACAAGAGTGGGGAGCAATGGAACCTTTTCGCAAAACCTCGATTTCTTTTCCTACCCGCGCCCGCGTGTATGGAACCTTGGGGTGAGCCTCATTTTCTAA
- the folD gene encoding bifunctional methylenetetrahydrofolate dehydrogenase/methenyltetrahydrofolate cyclohydrolase FolD, with product MQLLNGKETAKLILDSLEIDVAQRAATGKKVPHLAAILVGNNGASETYVASKVKACNEIGFISTLIHYEEDVTELKLLEKIEELNEDMDVDGILVQLPLPEHISEKKVIEAIDPGKDVDGFHPVNIGKMTLGEKEAFISATPYGIMLLLEHHKIETRGKHAVVIGRSHIVGRPMSILLSNNSNPGNCTVTLCHSKTTNLKEICLQADIIVAAIGIPEFVTADMVKDGAVVIDVGITRIKDASKKSGHRLVGDVAFKDVAPKTSFITPVPGGVGPMTIAALMKNTFKACDNRN from the coding sequence ATGCAACTACTGAACGGAAAAGAAACAGCAAAACTGATCCTGGATTCCCTTGAGATCGATGTAGCACAGCGCGCGGCCACGGGTAAAAAAGTCCCCCACTTGGCCGCCATCCTAGTGGGTAATAACGGGGCCAGCGAAACTTATGTGGCATCCAAGGTAAAGGCCTGCAATGAGATTGGCTTTATATCCACCCTTATTCATTACGAGGAAGATGTAACGGAACTGAAACTGTTGGAAAAAATAGAGGAGCTTAACGAGGATATGGATGTAGACGGAATCCTGGTACAACTGCCGCTTCCGGAGCATATTTCTGAAAAAAAGGTTATTGAAGCCATCGATCCGGGCAAGGATGTGGACGGATTTCACCCGGTGAACATCGGGAAAATGACCCTGGGAGAAAAAGAGGCCTTTATTTCAGCTACGCCTTATGGTATTATGCTGCTCCTGGAGCATCATAAAATCGAAACCAGGGGCAAGCATGCGGTGGTAATCGGCCGGAGCCATATTGTGGGCCGCCCGATGAGCATTTTGCTGAGCAATAACTCCAACCCCGGCAATTGCACGGTAACACTTTGCCATTCAAAAACAACCAACCTGAAAGAGATCTGCCTGCAGGCCGACATTATTGTGGCCGCGATCGGCATTCCTGAATTTGTAACCGCCGATATGGTGAAGGATGGTGCCGTGGTCATTGACGTGGGTATTACCCGGATCAAAGACGCCAGCAAAAAATCGGGGCACCGGTTGGTGGGCGATGTTGCATTTAAAGATGTTGCGCCCAAAACAAGCTTTATTACCCCGGTTCCGGGTGGCGTGGGCCCCATGACCATTGCGGCATTGATGAAGAATACATTTAAGGCCTGTGACAACCGGAACTAA
- a CDS encoding SusC/RagA family TonB-linked outer membrane protein: MRKIVVLLTMLMSICMMGYSQTRIVTGTVVDESGSPIPFATVTVLGTSKAAAADENGIFSIQVSGNQTLEISATGFKSVEKKANENLKGIILYKSGKETIEEVVVTASGLRMSKNKVGYGSTVLTSDKLVQASPQNVTSALAGKVPGLQINAVNGGVNPNFSVVLRGYRSITGNNQALIVLDNVIVPNEVVGNMNPNDIENISVLNGASAAALYGSRASNGALIITSKKGSYLKTDVTLSQTISAQSVSFYPKLQKKYGSGSTAYLKEYLPYENQQYGPAYDGSMVEIGDFPLPSGKTQTVPYSWNSKEGKLNFWKPSVTSQTDLSVSTPTGKGRIYFGAQYMNANGVIEDDNFKRTTFSLGGTEKIYPSLTLDYSMRYTQNAYNTVQTGVLAALYDQILNTPGHIPITRYKNWQVDSFAMPDFYYNAFYNNPYFIKDNNRSRTKNEYLLGNVSLKYSPLNWLDLTGRLGITSRNNNTKNWTNIYRFSQYAKDHTNGSYKKSNVTGSVSDAMGNEITLIGDFLATFKKKVSDFDLQLSIASQLIQEEGKSLNAGINGLGVPDVFNISNQIAPPTAGESNYRTRTVGFYADFYGTWKNLLTLHLTGRRDEVSVLDPGFNVFYYPAGDLSLLLHKAIPAIANSKVINSLKIRGAMSNVGNVNLGPYRTKPTFGQGAGYPYSGNVGYSIGNTIVQEGLKPEFTFSKEAGFDVDLLNNRISASFTVYAQETKNQTMPASITQSSGFSTYITNTGNTKGSGVEASLSVTPIQKEDLTVTVGANYTYNNNKVVDLGLGDLKLFRMLFFGDGTGVYAATGKAFPALYATDYLRDSASGKVIVDAVTGYPTLNPNIKYAGNTQPLHRLGLNLDANFKGFSLRTLFEYRGGYVMYNGLGATLDFSGAGVNTVMYDRERFVFPNSVYKDPSTGKYVDNTNITVADGGANFWTQNDPRRAVTMNYVTSGAFWKLRELSLSYSLPKNLLYKTRFVKGVVLAAIGRNLFLWTPKSNVYTDPEFTANANGTGNSIGLNDLGQIPPSRYYGGTLTIKF, from the coding sequence ATGAGAAAAATTGTAGTATTGCTTACAATGCTTATGTCCATTTGCATGATGGGCTACTCACAAACTAGGATTGTAACAGGAACTGTGGTTGACGAAAGTGGAAGCCCAATACCTTTTGCAACCGTAACGGTATTGGGAACTTCAAAAGCTGCCGCCGCAGATGAAAATGGAATTTTTTCAATTCAAGTATCCGGTAATCAAACATTGGAGATTTCAGCTACGGGATTCAAATCTGTTGAAAAGAAAGCTAATGAAAATTTGAAAGGGATTATCCTTTACAAAAGTGGCAAGGAAACAATAGAAGAAGTGGTTGTTACGGCATCGGGTTTACGGATGTCCAAAAACAAGGTTGGCTATGGAAGTACCGTACTTACTTCAGACAAACTGGTTCAGGCCTCTCCACAGAATGTAACTTCTGCATTAGCTGGTAAAGTGCCAGGTTTACAAATCAACGCGGTTAATGGTGGCGTAAATCCAAATTTTAGCGTGGTGCTGAGAGGGTATAGGTCTATTACTGGAAACAATCAGGCGCTTATTGTTTTGGACAATGTAATTGTTCCCAACGAAGTTGTAGGAAATATGAATCCAAATGATATTGAAAATATTTCTGTCTTAAACGGCGCTTCTGCAGCTGCACTGTATGGCTCCCGAGCTTCCAATGGAGCGTTGATTATCACTTCAAAAAAGGGATCCTATCTTAAGACGGATGTGACCCTTTCCCAGACTATATCCGCACAGAGTGTTTCTTTTTATCCAAAACTTCAGAAAAAATACGGATCCGGTTCTACGGCATATTTGAAGGAATACCTGCCTTACGAAAACCAGCAATATGGCCCTGCTTACGACGGATCGATGGTCGAAATAGGGGATTTTCCTCTGCCGAGCGGTAAAACGCAAACCGTGCCCTATTCTTGGAACAGTAAGGAAGGGAAATTGAATTTCTGGAAGCCGTCTGTGACGTCTCAAACAGATCTGTCCGTTTCAACACCAACTGGAAAAGGCCGTATTTATTTTGGTGCACAGTATATGAACGCAAATGGAGTGATTGAAGATGACAATTTTAAACGTACCACGTTCAGCCTGGGAGGCACAGAGAAGATTTATCCTAGTTTGACCCTTGACTATTCCATGAGGTATACCCAGAATGCATATAATACCGTTCAGACAGGTGTTTTGGCCGCTCTTTATGATCAAATTCTGAACACACCTGGTCATATCCCAATTACGAGGTATAAAAACTGGCAGGTAGATTCTTTTGCCATGCCTGATTTTTACTACAACGCCTTTTACAACAACCCGTATTTTATTAAGGATAATAACCGTTCCAGGACCAAGAATGAATATCTGTTAGGTAATGTGTCTTTAAAATATTCTCCTCTTAACTGGCTGGATCTAACGGGACGTTTGGGCATTACTTCCCGAAATAACAATACAAAAAACTGGACGAATATTTACCGATTTAGCCAATATGCAAAAGACCATACAAACGGATCTTATAAAAAATCGAATGTGACGGGCAGTGTTAGTGATGCAATGGGAAATGAAATTACGCTCATCGGAGATTTTCTGGCTACCTTTAAAAAGAAGGTGTCTGATTTTGATCTGCAGCTAAGTATCGCTAGTCAATTGATTCAAGAAGAAGGTAAAAGCTTGAACGCCGGTATTAACGGATTGGGCGTACCGGATGTATTTAATATCTCAAATCAGATTGCTCCACCCACAGCCGGAGAGAGTAATTATAGAACCCGCACAGTAGGGTTTTACGCTGATTTTTATGGAACTTGGAAAAACTTACTGACCCTGCACTTAACCGGAAGACGTGATGAAGTTTCTGTATTGGATCCCGGTTTTAATGTGTTTTACTATCCTGCCGGAGACCTTTCATTATTATTGCATAAGGCAATTCCGGCGATTGCCAACAGTAAAGTAATCAATTCCCTAAAAATCCGGGGGGCGATGAGTAATGTGGGGAACGTAAATCTTGGACCTTACCGTACGAAACCCACCTTTGGTCAGGGCGCTGGCTATCCCTATTCAGGTAATGTTGGCTACAGCATTGGTAATACAATTGTCCAGGAAGGCTTGAAACCTGAATTTACCTTTTCAAAAGAAGCGGGGTTCGATGTTGACCTTTTGAATAACAGGATATCGGCTTCGTTTACTGTGTATGCACAGGAAACAAAAAATCAAACAATGCCGGCGAGTATTACGCAATCATCAGGCTTTTCTACTTATATAACAAATACAGGGAACACCAAGGGAAGCGGTGTAGAAGCAAGTCTCTCAGTGACGCCGATTCAGAAAGAGGATCTTACAGTGACGGTTGGGGCAAATTACACTTATAATAATAATAAGGTAGTGGACCTGGGCTTGGGAGATCTGAAACTGTTCAGAATGCTATTCTTTGGTGATGGCACAGGTGTGTATGCAGCAACGGGAAAGGCCTTTCCCGCGTTGTATGCAACTGATTATTTAAGAGATTCTGCATCTGGGAAAGTGATTGTAGATGCGGTAACAGGGTATCCTACATTAAATCCGAATATCAAATATGCCGGTAATACCCAACCGCTTCACCGTTTAGGACTGAATCTGGATGCAAATTTTAAAGGTTTTTCATTGAGGACTCTTTTTGAATATAGAGGAGGCTACGTAATGTACAACGGATTGGGTGCTACCCTGGATTTCTCGGGGGCCGGTGTGAATACAGTAATGTATGACCGTGAACGGTTCGTATTCCCAAATTCTGTATACAAGGATCCTTCAACAGGGAAATATGTTGATAATACCAATATAACGGTAGCAGACGGTGGGGCAAACTTCTGGACTCAAAATGATCCGAGACGCGCGGTGACGATGAACTACGTCACCTCAGGTGCTTTCTGGAAACTTCGGGAACTGTCCTTAAGCTATAGCTTACCAAAAAATCTACTATATAAAACGAGATTTGTCAAAGGTGTGGTGCTTGCTGCTATTGGCCGAAATCTGTTTCTTTGGACACCCAAGTCCAACGTGTACACTGATCCTGAATTTACAGCCAATGCAAATGGAACGGGAAACAGTATTGGGTTGAATGATCTAGGCCAGATACCTCCGTCCCGATACTACGGCGGTACGTTAACCATTAAATTCTAA